Below is a genomic region from Candidatus Thermodiscus eudorianus.
GGAGGACATCATCGGCGATGCTAGCAGTATAGTGTCACATCCCCTAGTTGATATACTTGAGTTGACAGAGTGCCTGGGTCCGGACGCGGTATACAATGTATTGGTTTACGCCCTTAGCTCGCTCCTGGGCAGGGAAGAGCGGGAAATAGACCCGAGCCTTCTACGAGTGTTCGCAGACTGTATGGGATGGGAGCATAGGCTTGATACTGCAACGCCGTTGCACCTGGCTAGCGCCATCGTGATGTCGCTTACTGGCGCGCTCAATAAGGCTCTAGTCAAAACAGTGAAATAAGGCGTGTGCCTCTATGGTGGCCGGTTAAGCCATTATACTCTCGCTGGCCCCTTGCATTACCCTTGGGCCAGTGAGGACCGATGGGCAGGCTGACTGTAGTGGAGAGCCATTGTAGCACTGAGGCCCCTATAGCGTCGTCGAGCGATATCCACAGTCCACGCCTCCTGGGTTTGTTTAAGAAGGCTCTCTCTGAGTATAGCTATGGGGCGTCGTTCTTTGTGTTGGCTGGTGATATTGTTGATAAGGGTGACGTTGATGCGGCTGGCGCTGTCTTCGATCTAATCGAGGATAAGTTTAATAATGTAAATATCATCTCTGTTTTCGGTAACGAGGAGTACCATGATAGAGCCTCTGAATTCAAAAAGAGATACCCACATGTAATATGGTTAGATGATGATTACAAGGTCCTCGAATGCGGCGACAAGCGGATCGCGTTCGTCGGGACAAGAGGTGCCCTCGAAAGACCGACTAGGTGGCAAAGAAGACACATGCCATGGCTAGAGAAGGTCTATGAAGAAAGGCCTAGAGTCGTCAAGGAATTGATAGAAAATGCCAGGAGAGAAGCTGATTATGTAGTCCTAGTCTCTCATTATGCATTAACGAAAGCGACTATAATTGGCGAGCCAAGGCGAATCTGGCCCGAAATATATTCGCCGGGGATGGAGCGAGCGCTGATCGAGGCTCGACCTGATATAGCAATACATGGGCATGCACACAGGGGTAGGCCTTTCGCCTTGGTAAAGGGGATTAGAGTATACAATGTTGCTTTGCCTGTTAACCGTCGGGTGGTTCCTGTATTTATTAAAAAGAAATCTACTTTACTTGATTGGCTTGAGCCCGGGTAGGGCTCTTTCTTTAATCCCGGGATTCGATTCTATACATGGAATGGGGTGGCTGGGACACGGGACGATTCACTATCCCTACACGTGGTGTCCTCGCTCTCGTTGCAGGGTTAATCTCCGCGTTGATCCTGTATGTTATTGGATTGTTCATGGGAGTTAGGATCACCCGTAACATGTTATTATTCGCTTCAAGTATTTTTATTCTGTTAGTATTAGTAATTGATAAGATATCGATCCGTCTAGCGAGGCTGATCGCGTCCTCCTACGTGCCCGAGAAACCAGCTACCTCCATGGAGGCTAGCGACTACCCGGAGAAAAGCGTATTCCTCCTCGAATCATTTATTAGAACAATTATAAAGCCTATAATAGATGTGAATAATATTTACATCCTGGTCACTAGCGGCAGGGAACCGGCGCTGGGGTTTGATGTTAGACGCCCTGAAACCAAAAAGTGGGGGACTGTAGCCTTCATTGAAGAACACGATGCAATGTACATATCAATTAATAAATATATAGCATATAAAATACTTAATATTATTTATAGGGGCGATGGCGATAAATTAATCATAGCCGACGAGGCAGAATTATTATTAGTATATAATATGATAAAAGATATATATGAGGCTAGATACTACGTGTCCGATCCAATCCTACTAGCATACACAACATATAAGACTATTTTAATGTTAATAAAGGATAATATATTAGACGTGCCCGAGAATCTACTCAAGAAACTGCCCGACGAGCCACCTGCTGTCAGAGACCTTGTCAATGAACAACTGCGACTTGAGTTAGAATAGCGGGAACTGGGATTAATTGAGTGGTGCCGCCGCGGGGATTCGAACCCCGGACCGCCCGGTCTTCAGCCGGGCGCTCTCCCGCTGAGCTACGGCGGCCCACGGCGGCCAGTTTAAGGAATACCATGGCTGGTAGATAAATTCCTTGCTCCCAACTAGGTACTTATGGTTGAGACGATGACGATAATGATATTACAATCTATAAATAAGTCATTTATGTATGAAATAATGCATCTGAGGAAAGCGATTACAAACGAGATACCCGGGTCGATCCAGGTAATAACGCCCGGATCCGTCCTAATGCTACCTCTAGACCTGTACGATGCCGGTAGGATGCAATATAACGCTGAAAAAGTAAATAAATACCTCTATAGTAAGTATAGTGGTGTACTGCGGTCCCCTGGAGTTTACCTTATAGGTATAGTTAATGGCGATGGCTACGTCCGCAACTTGAATTTCGTATTTGGCCTAGCGACACCACAGCTTAGGGTGGCGACTATCTATTCAAAGCGGATAATGGATGATACAAACCATGGTCTTTATCTTGAGAGGCTCCTGAAATTAATACTCCACGAGTTCGGCCACCTAGCCGGTTTAGCCCATTGCCAGAACCAGTGCGTTATGAAGTATAGCAATAGCCTAGAGGAGTTAGACGACAAGCCACCCCGTTATTGTCGCGTTTGCATTGATAAGTTAAGAAGGACTCTAGCGGAATAGCCTCATTAATTATATGTCTACGACGAATCTTAGAATCCAGCACCCGTCGCGTTTGTCAATGCTCATCTGGGAGTAGGTCATGGCCTTTACAATGGTCCTCTCCTCGTGTCTTTCCGGGTCGAATCGCTCCCCCCACACGCTTGAAACTATGCGGTAGCCCCCCTCCCCCTCTGTTATCCTGCAGACCCTGAACAGGGAGAAGACTAGTCCCTCGCTGTCTGTATTGACGAGCAGCTCTTCGATCCACCTGTAGAGCAGGTTCTCAAGGTCCATTCCTGTAATGTCTATGTCTATTCTTACCCTTGGTTGCACGCCGGAGGTGTCTGTTATAACCTCGTAGACGCCTAGTCCAGCTTGCTCGAACGCCTCTTCAAGCGTTCTCCCGCTAGCCTCTATTAACACATCGGCTGTGTGTTCTAGGTGCTTGAAGCTTGGGCACTCCTTCATCTTCCCGCACCATATTATCCCTTTCGCTGTTATTCCTAATTATGTTGAGGGTGTGGAAATGATAGAAGCTAGTGGTAAAGAGGTACTAGATATTATGAGAAAAACGCTTCCAGTTAGGGATGAGGACTATGTTGTCCTGGTTGCGAGGAAAATAGAAGACAACCCTTTTTTATTACTTATTTCAATAATATTAAGTCAAAATACCTCTGATAAAAACTCGATAAAAGCATTGACTAGATTTATTGAAAAAATCGGGACTAGATGCGGCGACGTCCTTAGCCACGATATCAAGAGCATAGAAGAGGCAATCAAACCTGCTGGACTATATAGGCAAAAAGCCAGAACAATATATATATTATCTGAGAAAATCTGTGAAATCGGAGAAGACTTCCTAGTCAAGACAGAACCCGGAAAACTAAGAAAGTGGCTCCTGTCTATACCAGGCATAGGCAAGAAAACAGCAGACGTCTTCCTCCAGCTAGTCCACAAGGCACCGTACTTCGCAGTAGATACCCACGCCTTTAGGATAGCCAGGCGATGGGGTTTGGTCGGTGAAAAAGCCACATATGACGAGGTCTCCAGGAAGCTTCTCGAATTCTTTGGAGCAGATAACGCAGAAGAAGCTCATCGCCTACTAATAGCCCTCGGCAGGAGATATTGTAAGGCGAGGAAGCCTAGGTGCAGTGTATGTCCGTTGAGGAAAGTATGTCCTTATGCCCGGCGGCTGTCGTAGTAGCCAAGCCTAAGAGGGGTAAGTGGTGTTTGGAGGAAGCGTGGGATCTAGCTGCTGCGATGGGGGGCTATGTTCGATCGACGCCGTTTCCCGGCGTATACCTGATAATGGGCAATGAGATAGCTCGTTATGATAATATTTTGGATGTTGTTAGGGATTATAGGTTCTCTTTTGCGTCTCGTCTCGTGATCCCGAAGGTATGCGCCAGTATAGGTGGGGCTGATGTAGAGTCTTTGATAGCTTCTAGACTGGCTTCCAGCCGTATCCAGTCTCCGGTGAGACTAATAGTCGCGCTCCGGGGAAAATCGAAAAAATACATCAAGAAAGATATAATATTATCTAAATTAAATATAATATTGAATCGGAATAGCAGTTTCGTCGTAGATATCGAGGGTATAGACGATCTGGTCCTGGCCTCCTGGGGTTATGCTAGGAGGTGTGGTTATGGCTGTCTCCTCGTAGGCTACGATACTGAAATATAGTAGTACCGATTACTTCCAGAATGGATGGATACAAGGTATTATAGTCGGCCGGAAGTGATAGTGCATGGGGCTCGTCGAAGAGAGTACCATATTCAAAGATAGGAACGCCCTTGCAGAACTCTATATACCCTCGGAGCTGAGGGTTAGGAGGAAAGAGGCGGCGCTCCTAACCAAGAAAGTCTTCGCCAGGTTCTCCGAAGGGAGGGCAGGCGACGTCGTCGCGATATTCGGCTCGCCGGGTCGAAGCGGTATAGGAAAGACGACCGTCGCGAAGTACTCTGGGCTTAAAATCTCGGAGCTCGCGGCTAGACACGGGATCAAGTACAAGTTCATATATGTAAACGTTTACTCTGCACCGTCGCTCCACGAGATACTGGCTATAATAGCAAGCCAGCTCAGCCCCAAGATCAGTATAAAGGGTTCCTCGACGCTGGAAGCCATAAAGACTATTGTAGACTATGTGTACGAGAAGAACTACTATGTACTTGTAACAATAGACGAGTTCCAGAACTTGATAAAATCGCCTAAAGTAGACGACGCCTACCTGTACTCCCTGCTAAGGATATACGAACAAGTGCCGCCGCCAGACGGGGTACCGCGGATAAGCTATGTCCTAGTTGCATCAGACTATCTCGTCCTCAGCGAGCTACGGTCCAAGATGCCCCAGATCGAGTCGCAGATCAACTTCCGGCTACACTTGAAGCCGTACACTGTCGAGGAGCTTTATGAGATACTCGAACAGCGGGCAGAGATCTCCCTCTACGAGGGCACATGGACTCCCGAGATATTATACATGATAGCTGAGCACTACGGGGTCGACGGCACAGGTTTGAGAGACGGGAACGCCAGACGTGCAATAAACGCGTTAAACAGTGCCGCGGAGCAAGCCGAATACGAGGGATCCCATAGAATAACGCCGGAACACGTACGCCACGCCCTTTCGCTAGACTCGATTGCCAACGTCAGTATAAGTGACCTGGAAGGATTAAGCACCCACGAGCTACTCGTCCTGCTAGCTGTAGCCAAGCATACAGTGGAGGAGGGCGAGTGGCTTACAACAGGCAGGCTACGGCAGTTATATAATGAGCTCTCAGAACTCTATGGTGAGGCCCCGAGAGCCCATACACAATTCAATATCTATATAAATAACCTGAAAAGTATACAGTTACTCGACGTCAAGCCCTCGGGGAAGGGAATGAGGGGGAGAACCTCGATCATTAGGCTAAGAACAGATATACCTGCGAGACCTCTGGTTGAGGTAATAGAAGAGATACTCAAAAAGAGGCTACTGTAGAGGGAGCCTTAATGTATCTCGAAGAACTCTTCGAGAGCAAGGGGAGATTCAGGATAATACGATTCCTATTAAAAGAGGGCCAAGCCAACATATCAAGAATCATAAGGGAAACAAAGCTACCATATAGACTAGCTAAGGTCCATCTAGACAGGCTGGTCGAGTTGGGCATAGTACATGAACATACGTATGGGCGGTTAAGACTCTACGAGGTAAACCTAAGCGATCCCAGGATAAACGCGACCCGAAAGCTACTTGAGGAATTGGAGAGGCTATGGAGCGGGGTTGGTAATGAAGAAAGGCATGGTTGATATCTCGGGCAAGGAATCTGTGCTTCGAATAGCCGAGGCCGAGGGGTACATAAGACTAAGACCAGATACCATAAAATTAATTCTAGATAATAAAATAGAGAAGGGGGACGTCGAGGAAGCGGCCAAGATAGCCGCTATACAGGCGGTAAAGAAAACCCCATACATCCTACCATACTGTCACCCGATACCTATACAACATGTAGACGTAGAGTTCAACTACGAAAACAATCGAGTCCGAGTCCGAGTCCGGGTTAAAGCAATATACAAGACCGGGGTAGAAATGGAGGCGCTCACAGGTGTAGCGGCCGCACTTTTGACTATATGGGACATGGTAAAGAAGTACGAGAAAGACGAGAAGGGCCAGTACCCCCACACATTGATAGAGTCGATAAGAGTATTAGAGAAAGTCAAGTATTCACGAGAAGAATGAATCCAGGGTACTCGAAGCCGGGCGCCTACCTCGTCTAGCCCCAGTCCTCCTACGCCTGCCAGCCCCCTCTTCATGCTCCTCTCGCTTCTCGGCCCTCGATTCCTTTTTCTCGACCACGTCCCTTCTTGACCGCTTTATCTTCTCGATAGCCGATAGTATCTCGCCTGACCTATGGCCCGCTAGGAACTCCACCTCCCTCCTGTCAAGACCATATCCTAATGCGAGTCGAGCCGCGGGTACTGGATCCTCCGACTCTCGGAATATTATGAAGAGGTAGGGTAGTATCTCTGTCTTGACCAGCCTGCGAGAGACCAATACTCTCTCCGATAACCTAGACGCCAGTGACTCCCGGATCTCCCTAACCTCGCGCAGCCGGGCCATCATCTTTATCCTATCGGGGTAAGCGTATCTAGCTTTACTTATGGGAGAGTACTTCCTCGCGAATGTAACTCCAGGGCCGGCTAGGCTGAAGACATAGGTTAATAGGGACCATGCTGTCTTGAACTTGGCCCTGTTAAGCATGATTGTCGCACGTGCCAGGGCGTCGAATGCCCTGTACGCGTCTCGTGGATCCTCGTATTTCCTGGGGATGTTATCGTTTAGCCAGGCGATTACGGTCTCGTAGTCCTCCTCGCTATTGGATAATGCCATCCGCGACCGCCAGAACTTGTTAGAGTAGAATATCTGGTTTAACGTAACGAATATATCAGATTTCTTGTCCCTGCCTCTGATCACCAGCTTGACGATACCGAGCGTTACTCTACCGTAACCCTCTGCGATGGCCTGTAAATCGTTTATAGCGGCCCTCACATCTCCCCTCTCGATCTCGGCTATATACCTTAAAGCCTCCCTCTCGCACTCCAAGCCCTCCAAGTCGCATATCCTTTGGAGGACGGCCATAACTTGAGTGACGGAGAGGGGTTTGAACTGTATGAGCTCTGCCTGCTGGTGTAGGAGCCTCAGTTGCTCTTTCCAGGGATCGTTAGCCGTCATGACTATGGGATTAGTTGTATGAGGTATTATCTCTAGCAGCGCCTTTAGACCACCGGAATCCTCTCTAGGGGCTATGCCGTCTATCTCGTCTAGGAGGATTATTATACCTCTCCCATAGAGTGGCTTCTTGTTAGCGGCTACGCCAACGGTCCTACGTATTGCCGCTGCAGATCTATAGTCACTCGCGTTCAGCTCTAGCAGCTCGAATTTGAATTGCCTAGCTATCGCCTCTACTAGGCTTGTCTTGCCGACCCCAGGAGGCCCATAGAGGAGTACAGCCCTCTTCGATGGAGGTTTTCCTGAGACCCACTGTTTAAACCACGCTAGTAGCTTTTTCTTGGCGTTATCCTGGTTTACTACTTCGTCCACTGTTCTTGGCCTATACTTTATTATCCAGGGGATATTCGGTTTTGCTCTCCTATGTGTGATCAAGATTCTACACCGAGTCTAGGCCCGAGTAGGCTGAGCCATGCTAGGAAGGCGCTGAGCTGTATGTCGTCATCGCTACCCTCAACTAGCCGGAAGTGTATCTCCCCCACGTAGTCTGCTATAAGGACCCTCGCCTCTTCGGGTATATTCAATTCGGTGCCCATGATCTCTCGATGTATCTGCTTGATGAGGTCCTCTCCACTCAATCCATATTCTATCATGAGCTTCCTCATTAGGTTTCTCGCGGCGACGAAGTCCCCCTTGAGCGCTAGTTCTAGCATTTCACGGACTTCCTTGGGTTTAGCCAGCCCTACAACCTTGAATACAACCTCTACCGTGACTCTCCCGATCGCAGCCGCCGCTTGTAGGACGTTGATTGCCTTCCTCATATCACCCTCGCTTATCTCATAGATAGTTTCCAGGGCTTCTTCCTCATAGTCTACTCCCTCCTTCTCCGCGATATACCTCAGCCTGTTGACTACATCATCCTTCTTCAAGGGCTGAAACCTGAAGAAAGCACACCTAGACTGTATCGGATCTATAATCTTTGATGGATAATTGGCTATCAGTATAAACCTCGTGTTAGCACTGTATAACTCCATCAAGCGCCTCAGAGCCTGCTGGGCGTCTGCAGTCATGTTATCGGCTTCGTCGAGCAGGACTATCTTGAATGGGATCTCAGGTGGAGTTCGGCTCCGCGCGAACTCCTTCACCTTCTCTCTTATAACATTGATCCCGCGCTCATCGGAGTTATGGAGTAGAACAGGAGTGTGCCCGGCGAAGAACATGTTGTTACCGGGTACCGATACGTCGTAGACGTAATCATTGTAGTCTACCAGCTCTATTGATTCAATCCTCACCACGTGTAGATCCGAGTATGCTAGGCGCTTTAGCATCCCTATTTTCTCCTTCTCGTTCACTGATAGCGGGTCGTCATCGATTGTTGCTAGAATCTCTTGGGCCTTGGATTTGGGTATCAAGCCCCCGTACAACTGCGGCTTCGACTCGTCTACTAAGCCATACGCCCCGGTATAACCTGTCTCTTCGAGGAACCTGATGAAGGGCTCGACTGGTAGGAACCCGTGTTCAACGCTATCCGCCCTCGTGTAGCCGAGGGTCCCTACTGTTATCTCTGCAGTCACGGAACCTCTACGAGATCCCACTGATGTGATTACGACACGGTCCTGGGCCCTGCCGACTCCCTTTTCTGTCGTGGGCCTGTCGTATCCCAGGGGTCCCCCGTCGATGGAGATTAGATAGTCTCCAGGCCTTAACTCCGCCGCTGATCTCTCTACAAGGTCTCCATCCTTGTTGAAAGCCATCACCGAGTGGTTGCCGGTTAGTTCTATGTATTGGCCTCCAGCGATCCTTACCCGTATGATCTTCGATACCCTATGCCTGATGAGCCAAGATACTCTTCTCCACTCTAGCCTCCAGGTTCTCTTATTTATAGTTAGGACTTCCAGGCCGTGATTGGCTAGGTTTACATATTCTCCGTGGTCGTTTCTAAGTACTCTGGCCGGGTTGCTGAAGTAGATTCTGTCCAGCTCCTCGAAAGTAACTAGTTTGATGCGGTTATTGAGTTTGACTGGGACGGGTGTATGCTTCGATACGGAAGCGTTTAACTCCAGCATGTACTGTCTATAACCCTCTCCGTAGAGATCATGAGCCAAGGCGTGGGCGGCTGTAGTCTTACCCGTACCAGCTGGGCCCGCGAAGAGTAGGTGGGGCATGTTCTTCATCTCAACGAACTTCTTCAGGCGCTCCACGACCTCCTCCTGGTTTATTATCTCGTTGAGGCTCCTCGGCCTATACTTCTCGACCCAAAGCAACTCGTAGATTGAATCCAATGCTAGTCCACCCAAGCATCCCGAGTCCATCATTCATATAGGATAACCCTATTTACCCCTAATAAGGCGAATAGCGTTCAACCCCCTATATCAACTCCAGGCATTAACAACCTGTAATCGGGAGGAGTGTTGAAACTAGACGAGCGCCTGAAGCTGATACAGCTAGACTATGAGACCCGGAATGTGAGAGTAGTGTTCCTGAAGAACTATCACGGGCTTCCAACGCCGGCGGGGAGAGTCAACGCCAGGCGGGGAGACGAGCTAGACCTGCCTAGGTGGCAGGCACGCGTCCTAGAGGCTAATGGCCTAGTGGAGGTTAAGGATAAGAAGCTCGATATCGATACCGTGAACACATACCATTACAGGGAGAAGAGGCGCACGGCCGCCAACCAGTTGACCCCGCTCCCCAACGACTTCTACCTGAAAGCCAGGGAACTCGTAGAAGAACTAAACAAGCTCATCCAAGAGCATCCCACACACATGCTACTAAGAGACAGGGAAATACTGGAGAAGAACCTGGTGGAACTGGCGGAGACCAGGCTCGTGAAGATACTTAGGCTCGCGTTGACCTCAGGCGAGGAACTCAGGGATAGGATGACGCCGGAGGAAAACCTCGTCTATACCGGTGTGAACGAGATCACCAGGATGTGGAAGGAGTACATCACCGGGATCTTCAAGAGGTGACGAGGGGTTTGACCGAGGTAGTAGGGTACGAGGAGCCCTCGGCCGGCTACGGGGACATGTTCAAGGACTTCATCAAGAACTTCAGGGACGAGCACGGCCGCTTCAAGTACATGGAGCGGTTGAGGCGGATGATAAACTTCGACCTCCAGAGCCTACCCATAGACTTCTCAGACCTATACAGGTACAACACCGAGCTGGCGGAAGCGCTCATAGACAATCCCTCCGAGGTCCTACGCGAGGCGGGGGAAGCTATAAGGGAGCTAGTCAAGCTCGAAGACCCCGAATACGCTGAGAAGAAGAAGTTCATAGCCAGGATCTACGGTCTCTTCGAGACGGTGAAGATAAGGAATATCCGGAGCGAGCTCGTAGGGAAGCTGGTACAGGTCGAGGGAATCGTTACGCGCATGCACCCGATCAGGAGTAGGATGGTGAAGGCCGTCTTCCGCCACGAGAAATGCGGGGGCGAGTTCGAGTGGCCTCCGGGAGACGAGGCTGTAGGCGATAGAATCGAGAAACCCTCTATATGCCCCATATGCGGCGAGGGCGGGGGGAAATTCCTGCTGTTAAAGGAGAAGTCAAGATACATTGACTGGCAGAAGATAACCCTGCAGGAGAGGCCGGAGGACGTCCCCGGGGGGCAGATGCCGAGGAGCATCGAGATACACCTGACGCACGACCTCGTCGACTCGGCTCGGCCGGGGGATAGGGTCACGCTGGTCGGCATTCCCAGGCTAGAGCAGACCTCCACCACGAGCCCCCTATACGAGATCTACCTTGAAGCGAACAGCATGCGGGTGTCGGAGAAGGCCCTAGAGGAGATAACGATTACCAGGGAAGACGAGGAGAGGATAAAGGAGCTAGCCCGAGACCCCTGGATACGTGAGAGGATAATCGCCAGCATCGCTCCAAGCATATACAGCCATTGGGATCTCAAGGAGGCGATAGCGCTAGCGCTATTCGGCGGAGTACCCAAGACCATGCCCGATGGAACCAGGATACGAGGAGACATTCACGTACTATTCGTAGGAGATCCTGGAGTCGCCAAGTCACAGCTACTACAGTCGGCCGCCAGGATCGCGCCCAGGGCAGTATATACCAGTGGTAAAGGGTCGACAGCGGCCGGTTTAACGGCGGCGGTCGTCCGGGATAGCAAGACTGGCGAGTTCTACCTGGAGGCAGGGGCCCTCGTCCTGGCTGATGGCGGGGTGGCGGTTATCGACGAGATAGATAAGATGAGGCCTGAGGACAGGGTGGCTATACACGAGGCTATGGAGCAGCAGGTCATAAGCATCTCGAAGGCTGGGATCGTGGCTAGGCTTAACGCTAGGGCCAGTATACTAGCCGCTGGCAATCCCAAGTTCGGGATATACCTGGAAGACAAGACCTTCACCGACAACGTGAACTTGCAACCGACTATAATATCGAGGTTCGACTTGATATTCGTCATTAGGGATAAGCCGAGCCTGGAGAAGGATAGGCGCCTGGCTAGGTACATACTTGAGGCTCATAGTAACATCGAGAAGTTCAAGATGGAGATAGAACCCAGCCTCCTAAAGAAATACATCATATACGCCAGGAGATACGTGAAGCCAAGGCTCAGCCCCAACGCCAAGAAACTCATAGAAGAGTTCTTCGTCTACATGAGGAACATGGCCGTCGCACACGAGAAAAGCCCACCCGTACCCATAACAGCCAGGCAGCTAGAAGCCATAATACGAATCGCCGAAGCCCACGCGAAGATGGCGCTGAAAGACGAGGTAACCGTAGAGGATGCAGCCGAAGCCATTAGAATCACCATGAGCTACCTATCGAGCGTAGGCATGACCGAGACGGGAGAAATAGACGCCAGCATAATCATGACGGGGAAGAGCAGGCACCAGATACGGCTCTCCACGATTATAGTGGATACGATAAAAATGCTCGAAAGCGACAAGGAATGCGTGCAGGAGTCCGACATCATAAAACAAGTGCAGGAGTCAACAAACCTCGACAAGGAGAAGATAAGGGATATGCTATATAAGCTCTACCGCGAGGGCCTAATCTACAGGCCCAAGACCGGATGCTACCGCGTGGTAGAGTAGGCATAAGCCCTGGGAAGGTGCCGGCAACCATTGAGGAAAGCGACGGAAAGGCTATTGAGGCTACTAGGAGTCGAGAACCTGTACCCGCCGCAGGAAAAGGCGTTAGAGCTCGGCGTCGAGCACGGCGAGAACCTAATAGTCTCGACGCCCACGGCCAGCGGTAAGACCCTCATAGGCCTGATCGGGATCGTTAACTCCCTACACGACAACCCCCAGGGGGTCGCGGTATACACCGCCCCCCTAAGGAGCATAGCATATGAAAAGGCGAGTCTATTCGCGAAGCTAGACAGCCTAGGCGTGAAGACTAGGATAGAGGTCGGCAACCTGGCCAGCGGCCCGAGGAACGCGAACCTGCTCGTGACCACCTACGAGAAGCTAGACAGTATACTAAGGAATAGGCCGGATGTGATGAACAATGTATCCGTGGCTGTCATAGACGAGCTACACTATATCGGCGACGAGAAGAGAGGGCCGATACTGGAATCCCTAATAACCAGGATACTATAC
It encodes:
- a CDS encoding DNA replication complex GINS family protein, translated to MKLDERLKLIQLDYETRNVRVVFLKNYHGLPTPAGRVNARRGDELDLPRWQARVLEANGLVEVKDKKLDIDTVNTYHYREKRRTAANQLTPLPNDFYLKARELVEELNKLIQEHPTHMLLRDREILEKNLVELAETRLVKILRLALTSGEELRDRMTPEENLVYTGVNEITRMWKEYITGIFKR
- a CDS encoding minichromosome maintenance protein MCM, producing MFKDFIKNFRDEHGRFKYMERLRRMINFDLQSLPIDFSDLYRYNTELAEALIDNPSEVLREAGEAIRELVKLEDPEYAEKKKFIARIYGLFETVKIRNIRSELVGKLVQVEGIVTRMHPIRSRMVKAVFRHEKCGGEFEWPPGDEAVGDRIEKPSICPICGEGGGKFLLLKEKSRYIDWQKITLQERPEDVPGGQMPRSIEIHLTHDLVDSARPGDRVTLVGIPRLEQTSTTSPLYEIYLEANSMRVSEKALEEITITREDEERIKELARDPWIRERIIASIAPSIYSHWDLKEAIALALFGGVPKTMPDGTRIRGDIHVLFVGDPGVAKSQLLQSAARIAPRAVYTSGKGSTAAGLTAAVVRDSKTGEFYLEAGALVLADGGVAVIDEIDKMRPEDRVAIHEAMEQQVISISKAGIVARLNARASILAAGNPKFGIYLEDKTFTDNVNLQPTIISRFDLIFVIRDKPSLEKDRRLARYILEAHSNIEKFKMEIEPSLLKKYIIYARRYVKPRLSPNAKKLIEEFFVYMRNMAVAHEKSPPVPITARQLEAIIRIAEAHAKMALKDEVTVEDAAEAIRITMSYLSSVGMTETGEIDASIIMTGKSRHQIRLSTIIVDTIKMLESDKECVQESDIIKQVQESTNLDKEKIRDMLYKLYREGLIYRPKTGCYRVVE